The Oreochromis niloticus isolate F11D_XX linkage group LG18, O_niloticus_UMD_NMBU, whole genome shotgun sequence DNA window ACAGTGGATTTATGACCTGAAACTTTGGCTGGATCTGAATGAAGAACCCAAAGGACTGCACAACAAAGAAGCAAGTATCCTGGAAATATTTCTGCTTtgcctgcatttttttttttttttttttgataagaaaaaaatgtttattcccATCCTAAAAGTGGACACATCCCTAAAGAATGCTTTTACTGAGCTTTACTTTCACATTAAATATTGTTTTGAGACTCATCCCAGAGAGTAGCTAATTGTCAGATTTGTTGGCAGGTAACTGAAGCAGGAGATCTCGGACAAACAGCTGTGAAGCTTTTCCATGAGTCACATGcaagccttttttttaaactgtgtacTCTTTGTTTGGACAAAATACTTGTGTTGACACTGTAAACTTACGTAgttctccttttttcccctcacccGAATCAATCAGAGAAGTCTGACCCATAAGCAGAATGAAGGGTGCAATCAATCAGATCTTATCAGGGCCCACCCCTGCGCAGGGGTCACTCATGATCTTTTGGGGGAGTGAAGGGGGTAAAGTACAGACTGAGGGGAAAAATATACATGCTTCAAGTAAAATATAGCATGCTATTGGCTGCACTGGACTGTGGTCAAAATCATATTTAAGGGTCTACTTTCTCATCATAACAGTTAGTAAGTGTTGTGATAATTAGTAAACATAAAAACTGCCATTTTCCAAAAGTCTAACTGTGTTTAGATGGGAAGGAGCTCACAGTCTTTATTTTGTTGATCACtcccctgctcctcctcctccttctgctGCTCTCTTTCAGTGGATTTTGAGTGTTGGGTCCAGTGCAAAGGCCAGTGATAGGATAAACCAAGTCCACCTATTTACGAGTGGTTTAATTATTTACCCAGACACACTCGAGATGGGAACCTTCTACTAACCCTGCtgacaaaaaactgagaaatgctGCAGTATTAGTCCATTCGCTTCAAGTAAAGGAATCAAACACTAGATTTTATTTGTAGTCAGTTTGTAGAAAAATGTATAAAGTAGGAGAGAACAACTCCTGATCAAGTTATATGTTCAACTTAATGCTTTGGAAACTGCTATCCAATATGCATCTGTTGCTTGATGCATAGACACTGTTTCACCACAAATAAGATATGTTGAGGTTCAGCTTGGAGGAAGCAGTGAAGAGTGCCCAGTCATTCTGAAAATTATAACAACTTCcttttttcttaatttaaaaatataatctcGCTGTCCTACTTCATGTATCTGGATTTCAGATATCCAAcagtgctaaaaaaataaataaaatctataggttgttgttctgtttggaaacaagaaaacacttGTGTAATACCTATAtgatcatttatattttttatatcttATCAAGAGAATGACCCCACATAATAGCATATGTCACTGCTTATACACATTAGATAATAAGCCTGATCTGTTTGTTGGAGTGTGTGTCCCAGCGTCATATGGGTAGATGGGTGGGTGGGTTAGTAGGTGTGTGGCTGTTTGTTTCCCTGCCCCAATCTGAGAGAGCAGATTGGCTCTCTGAGAGGAAACTCCTCTTTGCAGACTGAATACTTGCGGTTACAAAATCAGCTAACCTACAAACTCACCTCAACTGGTTCTAAGCTGCCAAGTGTAGGACTTCATTTTTCCACACAGTTCAAGAGTCAAGTGTGTTGATTTAGACCAGAAATGAGTCACCAAAACCAGTTGTGGTGTTTCCAAACTGTAAAAGCTGTGGTAGACCTCTGAGTCTTTACAGGACAGTGTTGGAAATGAAAGGTTTCccgaaatgtttttttaatttctacaTTTAGTTCTTCCAACATTAAAAGACCCTTATAAGATTATGAACTGAGAGGCtgttaaaaagtttttaaaaagttaaaaaaaaaaaaaaaaaaaagttaaaaagatTCCACTATCTCTAACATGAGAGCAGGAAGCAACAAAAACTAGGctataataaattaataaataaatgtgtagaACAGTACATTCTTATTACTACATGCATTGCTTTTTGGTATGTCGTCATGCACATGGTGCCAACCCTTAAGTGTGACGCACAACACTCCGTAGCCACCAGGTCAAAGAcctgtttgttttaaatcttcacCTTATCACACACTCCGGTTCAGTCTAACTGTCTCGCAGAAGTGACCTCACCGGGCGCAAGCTTCTCAGTATCGGGTCACTAGCCATGATGCAGCGGGCTTTGTTCAGCCGTGGCGCCCTGCTCGCCCAGCAGACATCAGCGGCCCTCGAAGGTCCGCTGGGCGCGAAGAGCGCGCCAGTGCTGCTGCGCCTGGACCGCTCCATGTCCTCCGTCACTATACCGCCGCCGGCATGCATGCTGCGACCACTTGAAGTGCCTCTTCGTTACCTGTTCGGACCGGGACCCTCGAACGTGCCTCCACGCATCTTAGCTGCAGGGTCCAGGCCAATAATTGGTCACCTGCACCCAGAAATGTATGAGGTAAATGCTTTTTGTTTGAGTTAAATTATACTGGAGATTCAAATTATTTTATCTGGGAAATATGGGAATCTGGACTAGCTCTCTAAGTTTGTGACCAGTGGATATTCttgttttccatcttttctttgAAAAAGCCTAATTATCATTTTTACTACTAAAACAGCTTTATAAGATTAAATGTTTTgattttaagtttgtttttggcACACAAATAACTCACACCAAGAATTTCTCTGTATTTTCTTTCatattaaaatttttttttttttttaaaaacaaaagaccaAATGTATCCTTAGGACGTGAGCTTGTGCGTAATTACGCACAGTTCACCTGAGCGTCAACAGTGACCATTCTTGACAAATTGAACTTAAAAATTATTTCTAATTTTCACTTCGTGTCACAGATCATGAATGACATCAAGAAAGGAATCCAGTACGCCTTTCAGACAGAGAACAACATGACTATAGCTATGAGCGGCTCCGGGCACGCGGCTATGGAGTGTGCGGTATTCAACACGGTGGAGCCCGGAGAGAGCGTGCTCATAGCCATCAACGGGATCTGGGGAGAGCGCGTTGCAGAAATCGCAGAGAGAATGGGTAAGCATTTACGCACAGGTTTACGCACACTTAATAAATACACTACACTGATACTGATTTTTTAACTGTTAGCCAATATGTATTTATTCGGTAGCTAACAGCGAATATTTTTTTATCTCTAGGTGCCAATGTACACAGAATGGTAAAAACGCCTGGAAGATATTTCACCAATACGGAAATTGAGCAGGTATTTAAACACATCGTTGAAGGAGAAATGATTActatgtatataaaaaaaaatatcagcccAACTAAAGGTGAGATTTTTAATCCTTATTTATTGTTCAAGTCTTTTCTTTCTGCCttaaatttgattaattttCCTAAAgtggttattttaaaatgttatgatTTTGTACAGGCACTAAATATTTTTGCATATCGACACTGTTCTGGATCAGATTTGACCCGTAGCTTTTCAAATGGATGTCAAGTCTATCAGTGTTGGTCAAATAAAGGAAAATTGTGGTTTTAGGGAATCTTGCAATTGTGAAACTGTACTTCCCAAGTGTGTatgttttatgtctgtgtgtacaaagacacacacacaaaaaaacatgtctgtgtattttttatgggCCAGTGGTGACAGAGTTAAAGGTTGACCATGACACTGTCACCAGAATTGTCTGTCCCCACAATATTTGCCCCAGTTCTCACAGAAACATGGACCTGCTTGTCTGTAAAATCCTACAGAAGTCAGAGGGTGAATTTAGACATGGTGCCTTGACACCAGTACAAGATTTGAAATagggtggttagcactgttgccccACAGGAAGAAGGTTCCTGTTTTAAATCCTGGCCGGGGTGGTTGTTGCATGTTCTCCTGGGTATTCCAGGATCCTCCTGCAGTCCAAAGACATCCATGTTCGGTTAACTGGTGACTCTATACTGGCCATGAATGTGAGGTATTTGTTATAATGAATAGTTAACGTGTGACTTTGAGTGGCCAGTAAGACCAGTAAAAACTCTAAACAATGGAAAATATGTTACATTTACACCTGCAAGCACACCACCCATGATATAACTACTCAATCTGAAAAGAAATGTATTAGAATCTATTTATTCTGCTCTAAGTGAGATTAGAACAGAGACCAAGGCCAAAATAAGCCTGGAGGGCGTCATAAGATAATAAAGGCACCTGAGCTGCCATTTCAGGGAGTGTGTGAAACACATGTGCAGGTCCCACACACTCCTGCCACTACTGTGAACAAACAGACTAGTTTGCAATAAGCACATTTCGTGTTCAAAGTGTTAATTAATGTTAAATTAATATTGTTAAATATTCATTATTATGGTATTATATAATATGTTGTAGTTATTAAGATTTTTTTAACCATATAGCAGTGATGAGTGTTGTAATGGTTACACAGAGTTATATAAGAAATCCTAGCATTTCCAGGATGTTCTTACCATAGTCACTTTCAATAAAATATAGTCAAATCATTATGGCTGTTATGTCTTCATGCCTTAGATAAATCGGGGCATGATATTGTGGGATACTAGATGTTTTTTCTGCAAAAAAGGGTGCTAGAAAACCTCTAAACATTAACTAAggtttaatcatttatttattaatgtcaGAAAAGCTATCTATACATTCTAAATAGAGCTGTACTTTAACATTTTGTATATTATGAGGGAAAGGATGCCATGGTAGAAACAAATCTGTGAAGGTATGAAATTTGAACAGTATGTAAGGGTTAAGTTGGGTAAATCACTAAGATTCACTTACACCATGCATGCATGATTAAATTTGTCTCGATGTCTCGCCGTAGGCCATAAAAAAGCACAAGCCTGTCCTGTTGTTCCTCGCACACGGGGAGTCCTCTGCTGGTCTCTGTCACCCAGTAGATGGCATTGGAGACATCTGCAGAAAGTGAGGCTCCTACCACATCAGCCTCAAACAGCACATTACAGAATATAGTTTCATATTTCTCACTGCTCGCTGTTACATCTCACACAGACATGACTGCCTCTTCCTAGTCGACACAGTTGCTTCACTCGGTGCGGCACCAATCTTTATGGACAAGCAAAGTAAGGCGGTGATGAAAGATCAACTTCCTCTCCTACCATCAGACGCGCCCGTGTGGGATTTAATCCATCTTTTATTGTGTTTCCAGATATCGATATCCTGTATTCTGGTTCTCAAAAGGCTCTGAATGCACCTCCTGGTACAGCACCTATCTCTTTTAATGACAGAGCATGGTAAGGAGGGAGATAGTGTGGAGTGTTTATGCATACATCCTATCCTAAATTGttacaaatatttttctttaaaaacacaaaaaaatgcaaaaagtaaTTCAGGCAATGCTATCGTCTCTGCACAGCCACAAGATGTttaacaggaaaacaaaaccagTCTCCTACCTCTTTGATATGACACATCTGTCCAACTACTGGGGCTGCGATGGCAAACCAGCAAGGGTGTAAGTCCACAACAGAGAACTGATTACAAGCTGATCGTTGGGAGTTCTCCCTTTAAACTTTAGTTTAATGTTGAATGTTGCAGCAAAACTCAtagaatgagaaaaaaaaatacatttttcaaaaatatttttcaagaaactaaattttaaattgtaaaagTGTCATTGTGTCACGTGTGCTCTTGCTTTTAGATACCACCACACCGGTCCAGTGTCTGGATTCTTCGCCCTGAGAGAGAGTCTGGCCATTCTTGCTGAGAGGGTAAAGGGATATTTCCCAACTTCTTCAGTCACATTTCTGAACAAAAAATCTGTAATTTCTAGATTCTGTTATTCTTTTTATAAAACACCGATTTCCAAATCAGTTCCAGACACTGTGCAAAATGCTAAtgaaacagaatgcaatgatttgcatcTCATAAAGCCATATTTCattcacagcagaacacagaaaacatatgaAGTGTTTAAACTGACAAAATGCATCATTTTAAGAAAAGAGGGTAATTTTTGAATCTGATGGCAGCAACTTGTCTCAACAAAACTGAGACAGGGTCgtgtttaccactgtgtagcatcccttcttttaaaaacagtctGTAAGCGTCTGGCAGCTGAAGAGACCCAGAGGAACGCTGTCCCATTCTTGTCAGATATCATATTCTAGCTGCTCAACCGTCCTGGCTCTTCTTTGTCGTATCTTTTGTTTCATGATgttccaaatgttttcagttagCAACAAGTCTGGACAGCAGGGCTCTGCTACTATGAAGCCATGGGAACATATGTTGctctctaagatgctctttGTATACCCAATCATGTTACTGATCTGTTGCCAATTAATGGACAGTGCCTCAGCTTTTTGAGGTTGTGAGCTGTCTTTTGAAATGATCTAACTAAAAAGTATGTTATAAAGGATTTTTTGTTATGCATCTTATTCATACAGTCAGTATTTCAGTGAGTGAACTGCCTTCTCTTTTATGTTTGTGCTAACTAATGGAGTAAAATATGTGAGGCAAAATGTGCATGTTTCCTTTGGTAGTTATATGATCTTTTAGACTCCAGGCATCTGAGTGATCACagtcaaacaaaataaatgttatcatCCTTGTCTGTTTAGTAACCTCTGAGTTGGTATTATTGACAGGAACACTAACAATAATCAATTCCCTAACCTTTTAGGTAATTATTTCTAAACACAATCAATCTTTGTCTCCCTCTAGGGGCTGGAGGAGTCCTGGGAGAAGCACAAGGAGGTAGCAGCCTACCTGTACAGAGGACTGGAGGATCTGGGCCTCAAGCTATTCGTCCCCGAAAGAGTGAGACAGAAATACAAGAAAATAGCATTCTGGTGCCATGAAAACATGGATACACAGAGAGAATAAAGGGGATATTTACgaaaaacaaaataagtttTCCTCCCTTGTGTTGTGACGAAAGCCATTTTTTATATGTGTCCTGCAGGATTTGAGACTTCCCTCCGTCACCACCATTGCTATCCCTGAAGGCTACGACTGGAGGGAGATGCTGACATACATCATGAAACACCACTGCATTGAGATGACAGGAGGACTGGGCCCTTCCATCGGCATGGTGAGTTAATTTTACAGTCATTATTGGTGGCAATTAATTCAGATGTGTTGTTCTAGGTTCAGTTCAGGGTGTTCTAGCCTTTCGGCTTTCTGTCCTGTTGTCCTTTTCTCTTAAATTAACATGCATATCTTGTCTTGAATCAAACTAATCCAGACAAACAAAGACATAATGTTTAAGGATCATTTCCAGGTACTGTGTGACAGGTTTAATTACAATGGTTTTTTAACAACAGCAAAGTCATCACTTTGGTGTCTGAGCAGCTTTCTGAATCATCCTGCTGAATTGCTGCAGAGTATACTCATGTAATGTGCTTTCCATCTCTCATTCAATTAGGTGATGAGGATTGGATTGATGGGATACAACTGTGAGAAGACTAATGCTGACATGGCACTGCACGCCCTGGCGGATGCtctgaaaaactgcaaaaagagCAAGGCCTAAGAGCCTATATTCCTAAACCACCGACTATGTACTAATTCATTAGGGAATTTTAAGAAAAGAACATTCAGTGTGTCCGTATGAAGGACAGTTGGAACTGTGCATACATTTTGGGAATGCTTTTTTGACTACAGAGATTTTAGAAAAACACAGGCTTTTCTTGTATAAGTAGGCTaatgatgaaataaataaacagatattGTTGGGCCCATGGTGAGTGCACTGAAAATGTCAATAAAATGAGCTTTATTTTATCAAACACCTGTTCTGCATGGTATGCTCtggagaagaggaatgaaagctggactggtgtgacagaggaggacgCTAGGGACAGGATGAGGTGGAGGCAAATGATCCGttgtggcgacccctaaagggagcagacgaaagaagaaaacagagtaCTTCTCTGTGCATACTACATTTCCCAGGATGCCCTGCGTAAATCTACGTCATTCTGCGTCAACACCGCGGTGTGCGTGGAGTGACGTTTCTGTAGTGCTGGCTAAGTTTGTCTGTTCCGAAACCGACTGTAGCCTCCTTGATTAATGGCCTGTCCTGTCAATAACACGGGtaggttatttttattttaaattgaataaaacaacaacaacattttaacagtttaatATTGGTAGTATTATTCTCAACCGTCATTAACTCCTGTAAGCACAAGCTAACTGTGCTGATGTTACTTATAAAGGCTCAGGCGTTTTTAAGTgtagtatttttgtttttgtgtcattCGAACTCTCTTTGCACTTTAACCAAGCTAACTTCAAAGTTAGCCTCGTTAACAGTAAACAAACTACCACCGGAAGGACCGAGCTGCTCCTGCGACGGTCCTGTGAGGATAAGTCCTCAGTTTTCTCTTTCATATAAACAGCGTTTAGTTTTAAGGTTTCGATTTACATGAGAGGTTGTTGTAAAATGAACACCTTCGTTTGCAGCAACATTACCGCCACCTAGTGCAGGGCTcaagactttttttcttaggtgcaccagcacaaaaattaggtgcacccaaatttttcaaccgcatcgcttaaccccacAGTTTTACATGTTCACTTAAAAAATTTctgtttgtaaatgattaactaacaatcttgtcaacacaaagttctttatttggagcacagttctacaagATAAGATAAGTTACCGAAAAAGTGCTTATGCTTAAAGTTCTGTGGCAATATTGTAGGCAGTGTCAAACGTAATCATCATCTCGGCCTCCTCTGATGGCCTGTTTGCTGCTACCTGCTGCTAAAAGGCattggggagaggggacacttgggcagtgcatttatcgcagcatataatgtgttttctggatattCTGTGCGTTTAAGCGTTTCAATCTGAAATGTATTAGCAGGATTGCCGGCCATGGTCTTTCCAAACTCATGAAAGTAAATGCAGTGCATCATGTTGTCAGCTTTACTGTATCTTAGCCAGGGAAACTGATCAAACCACTCTCTTTGAAATACACTACATATACACTTTCCCCCTTTTACTTTCAGTGAGCTCTGGCTTGGAGTCGATCGTATGTGGCTCATTATCTGATGCCGTCTCCAGACCAGTGTTAGACATAACTTGAGAAGTTGATGGCtccgtgtcagagcactggctgtgaatttcagacggatcaggccttaacttaataaaaaagttatcaatcattcttttcatcttttctcattacccacagctacattcacAGCCCAGGCTACttactagggctgggtatcgtcaatgatttctataatcaatacgattcgattcaattttgaCTCTGACTGGTTTAGACCATGATgtgggcataatgtgtgtctgacCACACAGAGACTTTCACAGTTGTggagacttttttcttttctttttttattcgaACGGCTGGTTCAacctaggatttttttttgttgcaccATTGAGAAATTAGGTCGCATGTGCAACCAAATTGGTCACACTCTAGAGCCCTGAGCATCCAAAATTGCTTCAGttatctctctctttttcttcctgtgGGACACCACTTCTGCCTTCTGGGCCTCCATCATTAAACCAAATGAGCCGGTCACGTAGGGCTTTGGTTTGACCAGCGATGTAGCATATTCAGAGAAGATTCATCATGGACTTTCAAAGTCTTGTCACAGGACAGTGCAACTGTAGTGTAGGATGCAGTGTgattagtattattattgttatttttttattttttatttttctcttgaagGCTCGTTCCTCCTGGATGGGAAtatacaaatgtgttttaaaagctAATAAGGCTCCCTGTCTGCATTAGTGCCCTTTGATTCTCTATGACAACAGCAAAGCTTTGGACATAGAggtgatgtttttttgttttttttaactaaaattTCAGCTTCAAGAACCAGCTCCTACAGATAAGATTCAGTAGCAGAAATCCCACAAGAAACTACTAAGGAACAGTGAGGCATAAACAAGAGCAGCTCCCAAATGTGGGTCACAGTTTTCCCACTCGACCTGGATACCTCACTGTGACCTGACCTGCAGGTCTGGAGGCAAGCACTTTCACAGGAGTGGCTGAACGAGGCCAAAGAGAATTACACAGCAGAGCTGATTTTTAGTGCACTGAGATGCAGCAGTGCAGCAAAGATCTATAACTTTGAGGTCctgcacacagctgaacagTAAATATTTTGCAGTTTAGATCAGAGTGCTGACCATGTGTGCACAATCAAGCATGCACTGATTAATGCATGTGGAGTTCTTTGCACTAATGTGAGACTAAATGAATACAGCACATTCGAATCAAGATCTGTATTCAGTGCATCATTACGGCCCTATTGTTGATTACTATTGATTACATTGTTGATTACTACCCAGACACTGGGtttattttttcagtcattATCTTACTGTAAGATGAATCCCTGACCAACTAGGCACATACCAAAGGGCActgcagaatgctgtggtagccgTTTGGGTTCAGGGtgcctctcactctgtacaagtcaccgaccctggatccagcaaaacagccccagaccatcacacttcttcctccatgtttgacagttgatgccacacactgtgCAACCATCCTTTTCCCTACTCGAAGCCATACAAAGATCCTGCGTGATGAAGCAAAGGTTCcaaattttgattcatcagtccataatatcttcttccagtcttcagtaCTCCAATAGCGGTGTTTCATGGCCCAGgcaagcctctttgtcttattctgacaTCTTAGCAatggctttcttgctgcaactcGTTCTCTCAAACCTGCAGTTCAAATTCTTCTCTTCACATTTGAAACTGAGACTTGCCTACTATGACCAGTATGAAGCTGTAGCCTATAGCACAAGGCAAAAGAGTCCATCCGGGAAAGAAGGATTAGCCCTTGGCAAAAGTATTTTAATTTCACTGAGACTTTTTGAGCaattaagaaaatgtttaaacagAGGGAGACTGAGGACTTCAATACACAGGCAGGATAATGAGAGGATggaacaggtgggaacacagcgGGGGACTAATCTGCATGTTTTAAATGGTGCCGTTGAAGTCCACCAAGTGAACaggtgacttaaaaaaaaacacagagctgGTAAAACATAAGATCAACTGTGAAACTATATAAGGGACTGGTAGATTTTAGAAACCAGAGAGACAAATGGAGAAGAACCAAAGGTGTTTTAGTTGGAACACTGAGAGCAGCTAAACTGGTTCTTCAGTTCACTTAACGGAGTCTGTAGCATGGGTGTGAAGAAGTATTTAATTGTATTGTTTAGGAGGAGCACTAACTCTAGCTGTGTTTTCAAATTGACGTTGCTTTAAAATAACACGTGAAACGCCTGTTGCATTGCCTTATTTTTCTCGCACCTCTAAGGGAGGACCTAAGACACCAAGCAAGAATAATAAGAGAGGGCTTGTAGGTAAATAAAGTGACTTCATTCAGAGACTCGTTTAACTTGTTAATCACATTAATTCCTCAGAATGGGCACTGCCTACCCCAGCCACCACTTCCAGCAGTTAGCAAGTCTTGCCTCTAATGGAAAAATAGTGAATTCCTCTTGatgtctttactgtttcgctctCGTAGCGTGCAGCCTTAGTTGACTTTCTTCCACACTCAGCCCTTTCCCTATGATGATACACCTCAGCTGCACTTTTAGAAGAAGATGACCTTCAAGGCTTTCGGTCCACAAAACCAGTAGGATGTCTTTTAGCTTGTTGAAAGGACATATTTTATCCAATTCCAtgaccttttcttctttttcttttttctccactAAATCCTACTGAGTAGTTTGGGTACTTAAACCTGACCAGACTCACACTGCAAACTTAAAGGAAAAATGGAACTTCTGGCAGAAAGCCCCTCTATGCTTTGGCTCAGGAATTGACCAGGTCATCTCCACATTGAAGTGTCCCTGTGTGAGTGATTGATGTGAATGGCTCATATTGTAAGGTGCTTCGAGGTTTTAGTGAGATTGGAAATTTCCATTTACCATCTTGTTTGACTTGCCTCTGCTTTATCCAGAATGCTAATGAAAGTGACCAGATTATGTACTCATATTATGTTATTCATAAATGCAGCTTCACTTATTTCCAAATCATCAAAACcttttttgcagtttattttaCTTGATTGAGAGGTagtgttttaaaatgaatatttatattattgGATCACATCACATTGCTCAAACTGAAATAGCCAGTAATGGTGAAGTTTATCTTGTATGAGGCTTTTGATGTCTCCTCCTGAGGGAAAATCTCCACAGCTTGTTTGGACCATGTCACATTTGTGCGGTGACTACAATAATTTTGCTTACAGTGCATCCAGAAGGTATTTACAGCACTTCACTTATTCCACATTTTATCATGTTACAGCCTTTTTCCAACATGGATTAAATCCAGTTTTCAAAATTCTACcaggaaaaaaagtgaaaaaaaaaaaattgcttcaGCCCCTTTGCCAGTAATTACAGCCTCAAGTGAGTTTGATGCTACAAGCTTGGCACACCTACTTTTGGGGAGTTTCTCCAATTATTCTTTGCAAAACCTCtcaggctct harbors:
- the agxtb gene encoding alanine--glyoxylate and serine--pyruvate aminotransferase b gives rise to the protein MMQRALFSRGALLAQQTSAALEGPLGAKSAPVLLRLDRSMSSVTIPPPACMLRPLEVPLRYLFGPGPSNVPPRILAAGSRPIIGHLHPEMYEIMNDIKKGIQYAFQTENNMTIAMSGSGHAAMECAVFNTVEPGESVLIAINGIWGERVAEIAERMGANVHRMVKTPGRYFTNTEIEQAIKKHKPVLLFLAHGESSAGLCHPVDGIGDICRKHDCLFLVDTVASLGAAPIFMDKQNIDILYSGSQKALNAPPGTAPISFNDRACHKMFNRKTKPVSYLFDMTHLSNYWGCDGKPARVYHHTGPVSGFFALRESLAILAERGLEESWEKHKEVAAYLYRGLEDLGLKLFVPERDLRLPSVTTIAIPEGYDWREMLTYIMKHHCIEMTGGLGPSIGMVMRIGLMGYNCEKTNADMALHALADALKNCKKSKA